In a single window of the Acyrthosiphon pisum isolate AL4f chromosome X, pea_aphid_22Mar2018_4r6ur, whole genome shotgun sequence genome:
- the LOC115033328 gene encoding protein male-specific lethal-1 — protein MSDAIFQKRHFKHERSEQICKRRDLRQIRELIRVENLRKGRNKHHSQKSNDNNKEELTTLLPSPSNIKSIEITNKLPVSAFGINLYRLTC, from the exons ATGTCGGATGCTATATTTCAAAAGAGGCATTTCAAACACGAAAGAAGTGAACAAATTTGTAAGAG aaGAGACTTACGACAAATAAGAGAATTAATACGAGTAGAAAATTTGAGGAAAGGTCGTAATAAGCACCATTCACAGAAAtctaatgacaataataaggAAGAATTGACAACTTTATTGCCGAGTCCATCGAACATCAAATCAATTGAAATTACAAACAAACTACCGGTATCTGCATTTggcattaatttatatagattgaCATGTT